The genome window tttatagcattatgataattttatgtattctttaaatattgttaCTGGAATTTCTGTATTAGTAAATAAAGACAATGTTCAATATAAGAAATATTTTGTATACAAGAGTACAAGAGTTTTGTCTGTCAGTAAAACGGAGCCCGCCACAACTTGTTACATGAGCTCCCATTTATACTAACGACTACAGTAATGACGACCACAATAATGAGCAACGGCTCCTCTCATAAGTGTCCGGCTCCTCATGTTGTTAACTTCTTCGTAACGGTTCTTTGATGAGGCGGACCCAAAGAACCGTTATTCCTAAGTGATGCATGCTGTGATGGGTTGGACGTATCGGGTCGGGTCCAGTACCctgtcatattattattattattattattattattattattattattattattccttttttctaattattgatattaatattattataagttttattttattattacataataataataatattattattattaataataataacgtgTATGACtttataggtcattttacatattaaccGCTAACCTAAActgctaattttaccaaacattttaattttgttttgtattattattattattattattattattattattattattattacatattttataagagtatttatgtcttttaaaacatatatatttgatttctattccttaaaccaaccaaacactgtgtaatatacagagtaattcctaaagtctattcctcttacgaaccaaacaatagaatacaattcctattctattccttacttattccattccttatggaataacattcctattatctcaaaattcattccgtgaaccaaatgtACTATTAGAGAAGTATAATAATTGAtagtttttctttaaattttaattaacattgatggattttttggagaaaaattttcTAAAAACTTCTAATTGTTCACACTAAAAGGTCTAGTAGAGAActaatggtgtgtttggttcgtacatAGGAATCAAAATCGGAATAGAaattaaatacttggtaatggtaatagattttggtgaaagtattttgcatgttaatttggtagtatggtggaattggaatgattactaatattgatgtttgattaTATGTGACCctataatagaaataaatattttaaaaataaaaaaatgaaaaatcaacgCAATTGATCCATGACATCTAAAGCATAAATATGAGcagaaaaatcaaaacaaaaatctaaaagtactaatccaaacttaaaaaattagattaccaataagatggaatgaaactctttttttaattagggaatgagatttttaattgaagggcaGAAATGGTAATCAAATTCCATAGTTGTGTTTAAacaagttgtcaaccaaacaccaactataattttgatttttgtccCTAATGTCTaaatccatgaaccaaacacacgtACCATAACTTATAACAATGAGAAACATCATCAAGACTCAAGACTTGTAATATAAATTAGTAATGCTTCTTTAtcattatgtttaattttgggACCTAATTAAGTATGAAGTGGAGAGGGAGGAATATTGGATGTGAAATGCCTTTGCATGAGAGAGGGCTATTGGTGCATGTGTACGAAGTTGGGGAAATTGGGGACTGCTTTTTATAGTGGAAGACTAGAAGACTTGTAgtataaataatatttctttaattagcATTATGTTTTGGGACCTAACTATCAAGTGGATTGGGAGGAAAATTGGATGTGAAATGCCTTTAATTTGCATGAGAGAGGGCTATTGGTGCCACTATATGTTGtggggaaattttttttcttcttaaagttaaacttataatcttgtgattaccaagtAAACAGTCTGACTAATTAACTTAGTTAAGTTGTccatcaatttaattaatttttataaacataaatggtagttttttttttttgaagagacaTAAATGGTAGTTGTTTCACATAGATGCTACtaattctattacaatgcagtatctgttcataactactttctcaacctattgaagcacaagagtcagtattgtctccactgagactcgaacccaccacctcccatataaagggaagggtttgatgccattaGACCAGAACGTCCTTGGCGGACAACTtaactaattaagttgatttgaCATAGTCAAAAATTGAATTCAGATAGCAATAAAgacttttaacttctttttgaTACATCTCAGCACCTTCCATTTTTACATGGAGAAATCATTTAATTCTAAGGACTCTTAACAATTTTTCCAGCAATAATGGCAGCTTTGGCAACATCAATAATAACGTCCGTAACCTCGTCAACATTGCAAGTGTTCCCCTTAAATGTCGGAGCCTTTGATTTTTTGACCCTTGTTGCACATCCCAGCAAGTTCTTGTTGCATTCTTCATTTAAATAATTGTCTGCATGTaaagtaaaattttcattaattacCAATGTaactttttaatgatttttttaaaaagaataatcgtctacaaataaattttaaatttgaataactCCCAATCTCATTTTTCTTCTGTCACGGAAATAATGActatgtttggtaacatagttagtttatcggtcaattttgacttatttaactaCTAATGTTAACTgcttgacttggttaaacaaccaatatagctttttgtaataacttattgttccaaaacactaaaattcaaaaagttgtttaaagtaatttttttgatCAACTTTTGAAAAAAGTCatgaaaaatcattttgaacgaaatcagctatcagttaacaactaatttattaaaatattttttacaatccACTAATGTTgttaactagtcaaactcactaactcaatcagctaacaacgaGACTATTCGCTAtcagctatttaccaaaaataGCTCAACAAAAGAGTGAAAACGACTATACAACTATTGGTAattggaaattaaaagaaaagttaAGTGGGGAAGACCATTTCTTATATCTAATCGGTTGTGTCCTATGTGATAAGTCGTGTTTACCTACAAGGCTAAAAGGTGAAGGCAACACTACATAATCATTCAACCTccccaaataataaattataaataatattgacTTCAAAAAGGCTCATCAGGTCCTCCTTTTTCTTTATTCATTACTtcctctaataaaataaaacatatatcaAAAGACAAATTAAATTACACTTCCAGACTTTGAGTAATAAGgtgattgtattttttatttttaattaatataaagttgCAATAGTATCTCTAATTAGTCATTAAAGTGATTTTCTAGTCTTTCTggcatatattattattttttacacaAATCTAAACAACACAGATATTTTTTGAGCACCGCccctgttacaatgtaatatctgtaaCCTAATTCATGACCTCCcgtttgggagagtcactacgtGCCCCTAAACAACACTAATATAGAAAttgtaaaattgtatttttagtataattttttacttattGCTTGCAACTCAATATTGAGAGATTGTCattttacttatatattattgtcATTTAAGAGAGTATTTTCATAGATAAATAATGAACTTACTGCCATTTTGTCCTATGCAATCATCATGCTGCATACAACAAGCATCAAGAGCGTCGCAGGGCTTCTCCCCTGGGCATCCGCTGTACAGAATCCCACAATATTTCCCGTATCTTAAGAATGGAGCCACTTCATTCCAATATTCAACATAtatacattttcaaattaaaattaaaaaaaaagaattagtaatatatatatagtacttaattaattaagctgtaattattaataaagaaagttaaaatCTTGGATAAATTTTCTTATTAGTTACATACCTCCGCAGAACTTGGATTCGCATGTTCTGCTGCATTctgtggactgcaattaagaaacagaaaattggagaaaatatatatat of Ipomoea triloba cultivar NCNSP0323 chromosome 3, ASM357664v1 contains these proteins:
- the LOC116014161 gene encoding phospholipase A2-alpha-like, with protein sequence MATHPQLVLLLVFAVVLLIISLNSYVTALNLGVQAADGLSLSTECSRTCESKFCGVAPFLRYGKYCGILYSGCPGEKPCDALDACCMQHDDCIGQNGNNYLNEECNKNLLGCATRVKKSKAPTFKGNTCNVDEVTDVIIDVAKAAIIAGKIVKSP